The following are encoded together in the Marmota flaviventris isolate mMarFla1 chromosome 18, mMarFla1.hap1, whole genome shotgun sequence genome:
- the Tead2 gene encoding transcriptional enhancer factor TEF-4 isoform X2, with protein sequence MGEPRAGAPLDDGSGWTGSEEGSEEGTGGSEGAGGDGGPDAEGVWSPDIEQSFQEALAIYPPCGRRKIILSDEGKMYGRNELIARYIKLRTGKTRTRKQVSSHIQVLARRKSREIQSKLKALNVDQVSKDKAFQTMATMSSAQLISAPSLQAKLGPAGPQATELFQFWSGGSGPPWNVPDVKPFSQTPFSLSLTPPSTDLPGYEPPQALSPLPPPAPSPPAWQARALGTARLQLVEFSAFVEPPDAVDSYQRHLFVHISQHCPSPGAPPLESVDVRQIYDKFPEKKGGLRELYDRGPPHAFFLVKFWADLNWGPSGEEAGAGSSGGSSGGFYGVSSQYESLEHMTLTCSSKTERAQLEDGRFVYRLLRSPMCEYLVNFLHKLRQLPERYMMNSVLENFTILQVVTNRDTQELLLCTAYVFEVSTSERGAQHHIYRLVRD encoded by the exons ATGGGGGAACCCCGGGCTGGGGCCCCCCTGGACGATGGCAGCGGCTGGACAGGCAGTGAGGAAGGCAGTGAAGAGGGCACCGGCGGCAGCGAGGGGGCTGGGGGAGACGGGGGCCCAGATGCAGAGGGTGTCTGGAGCCCAGACATTGAGCAGAGCTTCCAGGAAGCCCTGGCCATCTACCCGCCATGTGGCCGTCGGAAAATCATTCTGTCTGATGAAGGCAAGATGTATG GTCGTAATGAACTGATTGCCCGCTACATCAAGCTGAGAACAGGGAAGACCCGGACTCGCAAACAG GTCTCTAGTCATATCCAGGTTTTGGCTCGAAGGAAATCGAGGGAAATCCAGTCCAAACTGAAG GCCTTGAATGTG GACCAGGTTTCTAAGGACAAGGCTTTCCAGACGATGGCTACCATGTCCTCTGCCCAGCTCATCTCAGCACCTTCCCTACAGGCCAAACTGGGTCCTGCCGGTCCTCAG GCCACTGAACTTTTCCAGTTTTGGTCAGGGGGCTCTGGCCCACCCTGGAATGTTCCAGA CGTGAAGCCATTCTCACAGACACCGTTCTCCTTGTCACTGACTCCCCCATCTACTGACCTCCCAG gGTACGAGCCTCCCCAAGCCCTCTCACCCCTGCCTCCACCTGCCCCATCACCCCCAGCCTGGCAGGCTCGGGCTCTGGGCACTGCCCGGTTGCAGCTGGTGGAGTTCTCAGCCTTTGTGGAACCACCCGATGCAGTTGACTCT TACCAGAGGCACCTGTTTGTGCACATCAGTCAGCATTGTCCCAGTCCTGGAGCACCGCCATTGGAGAGTGTGGACGTCCGGCAGATCTACGACAAATTTCCTGAGAAAAAGGGTGGTCTGCGGGAGCTGTATGATCGAGGCCCTCCCCATGCCTTTTTCTTGGTCAAGTTCTGG GCGGACCTGAACTGGGGCCCAAGTGGTGAGGAGGCGGGGGCTGGCAGCAGTGGCGGCAGCAGCGGTGGCTTCTATGGAGTGAGCAGCCAGTACGAGAGCCTGGAGCACATGACCCTCACCTGCTCCTCCAAG ACGGAGCGGGCCCAGCTAGAGGACGGGCGCTTTGTGTACCGTCTGCTGCGCTCACCTATGTGCGAGTACCTGGTGAATTTCTTGCACAAGCTGCGGCAGCTGCCCGAGCGATACATGATGAACAGCGTCCTTGAGAACTTTACCATCCTCCAG GTGGTGACAAACAGAGATACCCAGGAACTGCTGCTCTGCACCGCCTACGTCTTCGAGGTCTCCACCAGTGAGCGTGGGGCCCAGCACCACATTTACCGCCTGGTCAGGGACTGA
- the Cd37 gene encoding leukocyte antigen CD37 isoform X2 — protein sequence MSAQESCLSLIKYFLFVFNLFFFVLGSLIFCFGIWILIDKASFVSFVGLTFVALQIWSKVLAISGILTMGLALLGCVGALKELRCLLGLYFGMLLLLFATQITLGILISTQRVRVERRVQDIVLEAIQNYHADPEETAAEESWDYVQFQLRCCGWYSPQDWFRVRVLRGNGSEAHRVPCSCYNSSAATNDSAVFDKIIFPQLGRFGPRARPRQSTDICVVPANGHIYREGCAQSLQKWLHNNLISIVGICLAVGLLELGFMTLSIFLCRNLDHVYYNRLARYR from the exons ATGTCGGCGCAGGAGAGCTGTCTCAGCCTCATCAAGTACTTCCTCTTCGTTTTCAACCTCTTCTTCTTT GTCCTGGGAAGCCTGATTTTCTGCTTCGGCATCTGGATACTCATTGACAAGGCCAGCTTCGTGTCGTTTGTGG GTTTGACCTTCGTGGCCCTGCAGATCTGGTCCAAGGTCCTGGCCATCTCAGGAATCCTCACCATGGGCCTGGCCCTCCTGGGTTGTGTGGGGGCCCTCAAGGAGCTCCGCTGCCTTTTGGGTCTG TATTTTGGGATGCTGCTGCTCCTGTTTGCCACGCAGATCACCCTGGGGATCCTCATCTCCACTCAGCGGGTCCGG GTGGAGCGAAGAGTGCAGGACATCGTGCTAGAGGCCATCCAAAACTACCATGCTGATCCGGAGGAGACAGCGGCCGAGGAGAGTTGGGACTATGTGCAGTTCCAG CTGCGCTGCTGCGGCTGGTATTCTCCCCAGGACTGGTTCCGGGTCCGCGTCCTGAGAGGCAACGGGTCGGAGGCGCACCGCGTGCCCTGCTCCTGCTACAACTCCTCGGCGGCGACCAACGACTCCGCAGTCTTCGATAAGATTATCTTCCCCCAGCTCGGCCGGTTCGGACCGCGGGCACGACCCAGGCAGAGTACAGACATCTGCGTGGTCCCTGCAAATGGCCACATCTACCGCGAG GGCTGCGCACAGAGCCTCCAGAAGTGGCTGCACAACAACCTCATCTCCATAGTGGGCATTTGTCTGGCCGTCGGTCTACTCGAG CTCGGCTTCATGACGCTCTCGATATTCCTGTGCAGAAACCTGGACCACGTCTACTACAACCGGCTGGCTCGATACCGCTAG
- the Dkkl1 gene encoding dickkopf-like protein 1, translating into MWHPLILLLLRSALAPLSSATPIRETDSQEISSGFLGLQSLLQGFSQLFQKDDLLRGLDSFFSAPMDFRGLPRNFHQEENQERHLGNNTLSGHLQIDKVTDNKTGEVLISEKVVASIKPKGSLEGDWKVPKMEEKEALVPLQKFMDSFHPEPHPRVSFCIMKLPRRRSHQDAQEGHWLSEKRHRLQAIRDGLREGSHEEVLEDGTQGSSYSKLPARKTHFLYILRPRQQL; encoded by the exons ATGTGGCATCCGCTGATTCTGCTGCTGCTCCGGTCCGCCCTGGCACCCCTCTCCTCTGCGACCCCAATCCGCGAAACTGACTCCCAGGAGATATCCTCAGGTTTTCTAGGCCTCCAGAGCCTACTCCAAGGCTTCAGTCAACTTTTCCAGAAA GATGACCTGCTACGGGGTCTGGACAGCTTCTTCTCTGCACCCATGGACTTCCGGGGCCTTCCTAGGAACTTCCACCAAGAAGAGAACCAGGAACGTCACCTAGGGAATAACACCCTCTCTGGTCACCTCCAGATCGATAAA GTAACTGACAATAAGACAGGAGAGGTGCTCATCTCCGAGAAGGTAGTGGCATCCATTAAACCCAAGGGGAGCCTGGAAGGTGACTGGAAG GTACCCAAGATGGAAGAGAAGGAAGCCCTGGTTCCCCTCCAGAAATTCATGGACAGCTTTCACCCAGAACCACATCCCCGAGTATCCTTCTGTATCATGAAGCTGCCACGGAGGAGGTCCCACCAGGATGCCCAGGAGGGTCACTGGCTCAGTGAGAAGCGGCATCGCCTGCAGGCCATCCGGGACGGGCTCCGAGAAGGAAGCCATGAGGAAGTCCTGGAAGATGGGACCCAGGGCTCCTCCTACTCTAAGCTGCCTGCCCGCAAAACCCACTTCCTGTACATCCTCAGGCCCCGCCAGCAACTATAA
- the Cd37 gene encoding leukocyte antigen CD37 isoform X1 — translation MSAQESCLSLIKYFLFVFNLFFFVLGSLIFCFGIWILIDKASFVSFVGLTFVALQIWSKVLAISGILTMGLALLGCVGALKELRCLLGLYFGMLLLLFATQITLGILISTQRVRVERRVQDIVLEAIQNYHADPEETAAEESWDYVQFQLRCCGWYSPQDWFRVRVLRGNGSEAHRVPCSCYNSSAATNDSAVFDKIIFPQLGRFGPRARPRQSTDICVVPANGHIYREGCAQSLQKWLHNNLISIVGICLAVGLLEVSVVVLSLQLRRKAPRREPEPQKPHMGPARLHDALDIPVQKPGPRLLQPAGSIPLDPTPTPSSALDL, via the exons ATGTCGGCGCAGGAGAGCTGTCTCAGCCTCATCAAGTACTTCCTCTTCGTTTTCAACCTCTTCTTCTTT GTCCTGGGAAGCCTGATTTTCTGCTTCGGCATCTGGATACTCATTGACAAGGCCAGCTTCGTGTCGTTTGTGG GTTTGACCTTCGTGGCCCTGCAGATCTGGTCCAAGGTCCTGGCCATCTCAGGAATCCTCACCATGGGCCTGGCCCTCCTGGGTTGTGTGGGGGCCCTCAAGGAGCTCCGCTGCCTTTTGGGTCTG TATTTTGGGATGCTGCTGCTCCTGTTTGCCACGCAGATCACCCTGGGGATCCTCATCTCCACTCAGCGGGTCCGG GTGGAGCGAAGAGTGCAGGACATCGTGCTAGAGGCCATCCAAAACTACCATGCTGATCCGGAGGAGACAGCGGCCGAGGAGAGTTGGGACTATGTGCAGTTCCAG CTGCGCTGCTGCGGCTGGTATTCTCCCCAGGACTGGTTCCGGGTCCGCGTCCTGAGAGGCAACGGGTCGGAGGCGCACCGCGTGCCCTGCTCCTGCTACAACTCCTCGGCGGCGACCAACGACTCCGCAGTCTTCGATAAGATTATCTTCCCCCAGCTCGGCCGGTTCGGACCGCGGGCACGACCCAGGCAGAGTACAGACATCTGCGTGGTCCCTGCAAATGGCCACATCTACCGCGAG GGCTGCGCACAGAGCCTCCAGAAGTGGCTGCACAACAACCTCATCTCCATAGTGGGCATTTGTCTGGCCGTCGGTCTACTCGAG GTGAGTGTGGTGGTGCTGAGCTTACAGCTGCGGCGCAAAGCACCCCGCCGGGAACCCGAGCCACAAAAGCCGCATATGGGTCCGG CTCGGCTTCATGACGCTCTCGATATTCCTGTGCAGAAACCTGGACCACGTCTACTACAACCGGCTGGCTCGATACCGCTAGACCCCACCCCGACCCCTTCAAGTGCCCTGGACTTGTAA
- the Tead2 gene encoding transcriptional enhancer factor TEF-4 isoform X1, whose protein sequence is MGEPRAGAPLDDGSGWTGSEEGSEEGTGGSEGAGGDGGPDAEGVWSPDIEQSFQEALAIYPPCGRRKIILSDEGKMYGRNELIARYIKLRTGKTRTRKQVSSHIQVLARRKSREIQSKLKALNVDQVSKDKAFQTMATMSSAQLISAPSLQAKLGPAGPQATELFQFWSGGSGPPWNVPDVKPFSQTPFSLSLTPPSTDLPGYEPPQALSPLPPPAPSPPAWQARALGTARLQLVEFSAFVEPPDAVDSYQRHLFVHISQHCPSPGAPPLESVDVRQIYDKFPEKKGGLRELYDRGPPHAFFLVKFWADLNWGPSGEEAGAGSSGGSSGGFYGVSSQYESLEHMTLTCSSKVCSFGKQVVEKVETERAQLEDGRFVYRLLRSPMCEYLVNFLHKLRQLPERYMMNSVLENFTILQVVTNRDTQELLLCTAYVFEVSTSERGAQHHIYRLVRD, encoded by the exons ATGGGGGAACCCCGGGCTGGGGCCCCCCTGGACGATGGCAGCGGCTGGACAGGCAGTGAGGAAGGCAGTGAAGAGGGCACCGGCGGCAGCGAGGGGGCTGGGGGAGACGGGGGCCCAGATGCAGAGGGTGTCTGGAGCCCAGACATTGAGCAGAGCTTCCAGGAAGCCCTGGCCATCTACCCGCCATGTGGCCGTCGGAAAATCATTCTGTCTGATGAAGGCAAGATGTATG GTCGTAATGAACTGATTGCCCGCTACATCAAGCTGAGAACAGGGAAGACCCGGACTCGCAAACAG GTCTCTAGTCATATCCAGGTTTTGGCTCGAAGGAAATCGAGGGAAATCCAGTCCAAACTGAAG GCCTTGAATGTG GACCAGGTTTCTAAGGACAAGGCTTTCCAGACGATGGCTACCATGTCCTCTGCCCAGCTCATCTCAGCACCTTCCCTACAGGCCAAACTGGGTCCTGCCGGTCCTCAG GCCACTGAACTTTTCCAGTTTTGGTCAGGGGGCTCTGGCCCACCCTGGAATGTTCCAGA CGTGAAGCCATTCTCACAGACACCGTTCTCCTTGTCACTGACTCCCCCATCTACTGACCTCCCAG gGTACGAGCCTCCCCAAGCCCTCTCACCCCTGCCTCCACCTGCCCCATCACCCCCAGCCTGGCAGGCTCGGGCTCTGGGCACTGCCCGGTTGCAGCTGGTGGAGTTCTCAGCCTTTGTGGAACCACCCGATGCAGTTGACTCT TACCAGAGGCACCTGTTTGTGCACATCAGTCAGCATTGTCCCAGTCCTGGAGCACCGCCATTGGAGAGTGTGGACGTCCGGCAGATCTACGACAAATTTCCTGAGAAAAAGGGTGGTCTGCGGGAGCTGTATGATCGAGGCCCTCCCCATGCCTTTTTCTTGGTCAAGTTCTGG GCGGACCTGAACTGGGGCCCAAGTGGTGAGGAGGCGGGGGCTGGCAGCAGTGGCGGCAGCAGCGGTGGCTTCTATGGAGTGAGCAGCCAGTACGAGAGCCTGGAGCACATGACCCTCACCTGCTCCTCCAAGGTCTGCTCCTTTGGCAAGCAGGTGGTGGAGAAGGTGGAG ACGGAGCGGGCCCAGCTAGAGGACGGGCGCTTTGTGTACCGTCTGCTGCGCTCACCTATGTGCGAGTACCTGGTGAATTTCTTGCACAAGCTGCGGCAGCTGCCCGAGCGATACATGATGAACAGCGTCCTTGAGAACTTTACCATCCTCCAG GTGGTGACAAACAGAGATACCCAGGAACTGCTGCTCTGCACCGCCTACGTCTTCGAGGTCTCCACCAGTGAGCGTGGGGCCCAGCACCACATTTACCGCCTGGTCAGGGACTGA